The DNA sequence GCGTGCTCTTCAGCGTGGCCGTGAGGATAGAGCGACTCAAACGCCTGGCCCGAGAGGCCCCGGAGCTACCAGCGGACGTGGAGCTGTCACGCTGGGAGATTCGGGGTCTGCAACTGCGCTACGACACGCAGGGCTTGCGCCGTGAGGACATGCCCAACATCGCCCAGGCCGTCTTGTGGATTGCTCGCCTGGGCGGCTACTCCAAGTCCTCAGGAGGTCCGCCCGGCTCAATCACCATCGGCCGTGGTCTCAAGACCCTGGCCATCATCGCCGATGACCTCCAGCGTCTCCAGGAGCTGGGCCTGAAAATGTGACTAATGCTCAGCTCCCGGAGAGGGAGAGGGGTGGGCCCTCCCGACGGGAGGGGAAGGAGGTTGCCGACTACAGCTGCACCTGCTCGCGCTCCGGGTTGGTGATGTAGCCGGAGCCGGCGGCCACCAGCTTGGCCATCAGCCGGTCGATGCCGTTGGACTTGGCGAAGGCCATCTCGTTCTTCGTCACGCCCACGAGCGTGAGCAGCTGCACCTGCCCCGACTCGAGCTGGAAGTTCGCGGGGCGGGACGGATCCTTCACGAAGACGAAGCCGTTGAGCTTCGTCTCACCGCCCGTCAGCGTACCCTCCACCGGGTAGCGGTGCCCCATCGCGAAGGCCCGCATGCACACCAGGTTGTAGGCCATCATGTCCAGCAGCCGGAGCACGGGCCACTGGGCCTCCTCGGTCGAGTGGATGACCATCTCGTAGCCGAGGCCGCTCGGAGCGCCGGGTTCGATCTCCTGGCCCGGGACCACCGTGAAGGGGTTGGACAGCCCGCTCGTCACGTACGTCCAGTAGGGGTACTCGGGGCTCGGCGGCGCCACGCGCACGCCCATGCCGCCCCAGTTCGGGTCCAACTCCTTGACCTCGGCCAGGTCACTCTCGAGCCAGGCCTCCAGGGCCCCACTCTGTTCCAGCGTGTAGACCTCCTCGCTGATCGCCCCGAAGAGCTTGGGGTACTCCACCTCGTCCCGATCCGCCCAACAGTCCTCGTACCACTGCAGAAAGTCCGCTTCCGTCTCAGGCGCTTTCATAGCGGGTGGACTCTACGGGTTGTTTCCCCGCGATTCACTTTCCATTCACCGGGTTGTGTCAGGTTCCAGGGTGGGCAACCTCCTTCCCACCGGGGGTACGCCGTTTCCCAGCCGAGGGCAGGCAGGCGAGCACCCCTGTTGCTCGGTGTACCCACGAAGCGACCGCCGGTGGACGAAGTGGGGGGTTCTCCGCCCGGTATGGGTCGTGAAGGGGCACGGCGCGGCGAGCAGTCAGGGCGCTCGGGTCCACACATGGAGGAGCGACATGCTGAGGGGATGGAAGGCGGCGGCCATGGCCACGGTACTGGGGGTGACTGGGGCCGCGAGTGCCCACGAGTTCACCTGTGAAAAGCGCGTCCAGGTCCAGGGCGAGGTCGGGCCGAAGGACGAGGTGCCGCGGGTGACGAAGTTTCCGGCCACGCTGCGCTTCCATTACACGCTGAAGAACATCCACCCCCAGGCGGAGTCGGTGGCGGACCTCGTGGAGGATCCGCTGCTGGCGCCCTACGGCTTCGGCGCTCCGTTCGCCACGCCGCTGGCGCTCGGGGTGGGAAGGTCGGGAGAGGCCACCTTCGAGTTGAAGCTGGCCTCGCCCGATGCGTGCCAGGCCCTGGCGGCGAGCGATGGCAGGGCGGATGGGAACTTCGACAGCGCGCTCCGGGTGAAGTGGGCGCTGGGAGAGACGCAGTGCGCCGCGCGCGTCACATGCTGCGAGCCCTTCGTGGACTGCGAGATGGCGTGCCCGCCGGAGGACCCCTACTGCACGGAGTCGGCGGCGCGAGGTCCTTCGCGCAACGCGGGCTTCTTCAAGGTGCACGAGCAGGCGCTCCAGCAGTGCCTCGGGTTTGGATACCTCGAGCTGGGCGTGGCGCGGGTGGAGTCGTTGGAGCAGGCGCTGGGACTGTTGTGGGCGAGCCCTGGCCTGGACCGTAACGGGGGAGTCCGGAGCGAGGCGGACACGCGGCGCTTCGAGCTCGCGCGCGAGGCGCTGGTGGCCTCCTGCAACGAGCGGCTCTTCGGCGCCAGCGCGAAGCGGGGCCGGGTGCTGGACGAGGCCCTGAGGGCGCTGCGCGCGGGTGACGAGGGGGCCGAGCGCCTCATGAAGGAGCTGAGGCGTCAGAACGAGGCGGGGACGCGCGAGCCGTTGCCCCAGGGCTTCGACGCGGGACGGGCCACGCCGGCACACGCCGCGAGCATCGCCGCGGACCCGACGGAGCCGGGCCGTCCGTAGGGCCGTTTCCATCACACGCCTTCCAGGAGAACACACACCATGAAGAAGCTGATGCTGTCGGCGATGGGCGCGGTGGCGCTCGTGCTCGCGAGCTGCGGTGAGGCGGGCCGGACGCAGGAGACGCCGGGGCAGCGCCCGGACTTCCCCGAGGAGCTCGAGGGCCAGCGCTTCGAGCTGCGCCTCAAGGGGGTGAACAACCCGGGCTATGCCTCGGCGCTGGTGCAGGTGCGGAGCATCTCCGTCACCACGATGGAGGGGTATTCGCTGCCGACGCGGCTCAAGTCCCGCCAGTCGATGGACCTCACGAATCCCGAGCAGGCGTACCTCGTTGGCCGCTTCGTGGTGCCAGAGGGCGTGGACCGGGTGAAGGTGGAGGTGGAGTTCGACGACTTCGGCGGCTACGAGGACGCGGCGAGCGGAGGGGTCATCGACACGCGGGTGGCGCCGCTGCGCTTCGAGTCGCCGGTGGCGTACCTGGCCGAGCGGGGCCACGCGGTGGTGCACCTGGATCTGGGACAGTCGCTGCGCGCACAGGGAGAGTCGAGGCTGCTGCTGCCGAGCCTGGACGTGCGCTACTAACCGGTGGCGCGGCCCTGACCCGGGAGGGGCCAGGGCTTGAGGCCGGCGAGATCCTCGGCCTGCTCGATGGCGGGCTGGAGGTGGGCGTGCTCGCGGCGGAGGAAGTCGCGCACGGCCCTGTCGAGCGTCTTGTCGAAGAGCAGGTGGGCGCTGTGCACCGCGGTGGGCTCGAAGCCCCGGGCGATCTTGTGCTCACCGCCCGCGCCGGGCTCGAACACCTTGCGGCCCGCCTGGATGCACTCGTCCACCGAGTGGTACAGACACACGTGGAAGTGCAGGAACGGGTGCTCCTCGAAGCAGCCCCAGTAGCGGCCATAGAGGCGCTCGGGGGTGGCGAGATTGAAGGCGCCCGCGATGACCTTGCCCTTGTGCTCGGCCTGCACCAGCTCCACGGTCTCCGGCAGTGAGCGGAAGGCCCGCACGAAGAAGTCCTCGGTGAGCTGCACCTGGCCCCAGGGCCCGCGGCTCTCGCAGGTGGCCTCGTAGAAGCGGAAGGCGCGCCGGGCGTGCTCGGGGCCCAGCTCCTGGCCTCGCACGGTGCGGATGAGGATGCCCTGGTTGGCGGCGGCACCGCGCTCGCGCTTGAGCTGGGAGCGGCGCTTGGAGTCGAAGCGGGCCAGGTAGTCGTCGTAGTTGCGGTAGCCCGGGTTCTTCCAGTGGAACTGGAGGGTGATGCGGCGGGCCAGTCCCTGCTGCTCGAGCAGCTCCGCCTCGTCCTCGCGGGGATAGAGGAAGTGGACGGAGGAGCAACCTCCCTCGCGGGCGCTCTCGAGGGCGGCTTGAATCAGCGCGAGGCGGAGGGTGGGGACGTCCTCACCGGGAGCGATGAGGAAGCGCGGGCTGGTGGCGGGGGAGAGCGGGGCGCCGACGACGAGCTTGGGGTAGTACTCGATGCCGAGCCGCTCGGCGGCGCTGGCCCAGGAGAAGTCATAGATGTACTCGCCCATGCTGTGGTTCTTGCGATAGGCGGGCGAGGCGGCGACGAGGTTCTTCCCGCGCCAGATCGTCAGGTGCTGGGGCTCCCAGCCCGTCTCCGGCTGGGCGCTGCCACTCTCTTCCATGGCGGAGAGCCACGCATGGCGGATGAAGGGAGGAGCATCGGGTCCCACGAGGGCGTCCCAGGCGGAGGCGGGGACGTCGGTGATGGACTCGAGCATTCGGATGCGGAGGGGAGCGTCGGCGGCCACGGGGAAGCTTCTTAACGCGGGGGCCGCACGCTCGCCGTCCGTCCCTCCTCCCTTGCCGGGCGGGCAGGGGCGGGGGCTGTAAGCACCTGGAAGCCCTGGGGAATTTCCCCGGGGCTTCCTGTTCACGACACGGTCGCGGGCACGAAGGGGCCGCGCAGCCCCGAGCGGAACAGCGCCCAGGACAGCCAGGTGGGAACCAGGTCGAGGATGAGCACGGCGAAGAGCGTCGTGATGAGCGCGTCGGCGAGGCCTTTTCGCTGGAATTCGTCGCGGAAGAGCTGGAGTGTGGCGAGCCAGAACAGTCCGCAGAAGCTGAGCCCCACTCCTCCCAGGACGAGCTTGGTCAGGGCCCACCAGGAGAGCTCGCGAGGTGGCTCGCGTGGGACCACGGCCCAGGCGATCTCCGGCTCCGGCGCGGAGGGCGGGCCGGCCCTGTCATCCGCGGACTGCCTCCACTCCCGGAGCTTCAGCACATGGAAGAGCCGGTCCTGCTCCTCCCGGAGTGCCTTGAAGAGCCTCCAGGCCAGGTACAGGCCGAGGGCGTTCACGGCGATCGCCAGCAAGGCGAACGAGGTCTGGTGCGTGAGCAACGCGGCATTGAAGAGGGCGTTGAGGAGGATGGCACCGCCCAGCCCCCTGGCCAGGAGCGAGAGGCTCTGGAGCGGATCCTGGGTGAAGTGCGCGCGGCCCATGTAGGCGCCCATCACCACTCCACAGGCGGCCTGTCCCGGTACCGCGAGGAGGGCGCGCAGCACCGCGATGTCCATGTTGAACTCGCCCGCGTAGGTCATGTTCTCCAGCGTGGCGAAGCCGAGCGAGACGGTGGCGCCGTAGATGACACCGTCCAGGGGCTCGTTGAAGGCGGGGTGGCGCCGCGCATAGAGGTACAGCAGGAGGAACTTGAGGACCTCCTGGGGAATGGCCAGCGAGAGGAGGGCCCTCCACCAGGCCGTGCTCGACATCCCCGGGGTCGTCAGCTCCGGGAACGACTGCTCGAAGCTCACCCGCACGATGAGCGAGGGGAAGCAGCAGAACAGGCCGAGCAGGAACGTCTTCAACCGCAGGGCGCGTGGCTCGGGGAACTGGTCGCGCGAGTAGATGTACCAGAGCAGGACGAGGGCCGGAGCGATGGTCGCCCCCCCGAGGATCATGGGCTTCATGAGGCACACACCCTAGCAGCTGGCCGCCACCCATGGCCTCCGTGCGCGGCCGTGGTAGGGAGGGCCGCGCATCGGGAGGAGCAACCGGAATGAATCGCCAGGACATCGTCGCGTGGGACAAGCGGCACGTGTGGCACCCGTACACCGCGATGGACGAGTACATCGCCAAGACGGACCCGTTGGTGGTGGTGCGAGCGGAGGGGCCGTACCTCCACGACGCGGACGGCACGCGCTACCTGGACGCCAACGGCTCCTGGTGGGTGTCCACGCTGGGGCACCGGCATCCCCGGTTGGTGAAGGCCCTCACCGAGCAGGCCGGCACCTTCCCGCACACCTCGCTCGCGGGCGTGACGCACGAGCCGGCGGCGCTGCTGGCGCGGGAGCTGGTCGCGCTGGCCCCGGGTGCCGGGCGCGCGGACCTCTCGGCGGAACAGCGGCTCTCGCGGGTCTTCTACTCGGACAACGGGAGCACGGCGGTGGAGGTGGCCATCAAGATGGCGGCGCAGTACTGGGCGCAGAATGGCCGCCCCCGGCGCACGCGCTTCATCACGCTCTCGGGGGCCTTCCACGGCGAGACGATCGGCGCCACCAGCGTGGGCGGGGTGCAGGTGTTCCGCGATGTCTTCGGGCCGCTGCTCTTCGACGTGGTGCACGTGCCGTCCCCGGCGGAGCCGTCGGGCTGGGAGCGCGCCTTCGCGCAGGTGGAGGCGACGCTGCGCCAGCACCCGGAGGAGATCGCCGCCGTCATCCTCGAGCCGGTGATTCAGGGCGCGGCGGGCATGCTCGTGTACGAGCCCGGGTTCGTGCGCGCGGTGCGCGAGGCCACGCGGGCGGTGGACACCTTCCTCATCGCCGACGAGGTCTTCACGGGCCTGGGGCGCACGGGGGCTCGCTTCGCGTGTGACCTGGCGGGAGTGGTGCCGGACCTGCTGTGCCTGGCGAAGGCCCTCTCCGGAGGACTGATGCCCTTCGCGGTGACGCTGGCCACCGAGCGGGTGTTCGCGGGCTTCGGCGGAGGCAGTGAGCGGGCGCTGTACTACGGGCACTCGTACTGCGGGAACCCGTTGGGGGCGGCGGTGGCGCGCGAGGTGCTGGCGGTGTACCGGGACGAGGACGTGCTGGGGCAGGTGGCGCGCAAGGCGCCGAAGGTGAAGGCGGCCTTCGAGCGCATGGCCGGGACGATTCCCGGGGTGAAGAACCCCCGGGCCATCGGCATGGTGGGGGCGGTGGACCTGGGAGGCGGCGGCTACCTGGCGCGAGGAGGCTGGCGCGTGTACGAGGCGGCGCGGCGGCGCGGGTTGTACCTGCGCCCGCTGGGGGACACGGTCTACGTGGCGCCCGCGCTCAACATCCCGGACGCCGCGCTGGACGAACTGCTCGCCGGTGTGGAGGCGAGCCTGCGCGAGGTGGCGGCCGGGTAGTCCTGGCCGCGGGCCGCGCTACTGCTCGGAGGGGGGCGGTGGGTTGCCGGCCTTGATCCATTTGGCGAGAGAGATCGCCTCCTGGGTGGTGATGCGGCCGGCGAAGCTGGGCATCATCGTTCCCGGGCGGACCTTCTGGGGATCGAGGATCCACATGGCGATCACCTCGGGCTCCTTGGTGCGCGCATTGGCGAGGGCGGAGACGAAGGCGCTGCCCGGGCCATGACAGGCCCGGCAACCCAGGTTGGCGAAGAGCTGCTCGGGGGTCCGGGCGGCGTCGGCCGGAGGCGGGTTGCCCTGGGGCGCGGCGGCGGTGCCCGTGGGGCCCGTGGTCGGAGGCGCGGGGACGGAGGGCGACTCCGGCTGGCGGGGCTCGTCCTTGAAGACGGAGGCCGCGCTCGGGGGTGGAGGCGTCTTGTCCGCCGGTTTGTCCGAGCAGGCGAAGAGGGCCAGGGCCATCGACAGGGGCGCGGTGCGCGCCAGGAGGCGGGAGGAGAGCGTGCGGTTCGATCGGGTGCCCATGCGAGCTGGCTCTCTAGCACGGGAGACGCTAGCCGCGAGCGGGGAAGGACCCTTCGATCGCGATGATGAAGTTCACCGGTGTATACGGCTGCAGGTCGTTGGTCCGGCGGTCCTTCGCGGGGTCGCGGGCGCGCTGATCCCAGTCGGTGTGGGGCGTGCCCTGGAGCGTCAGGCCGGGTCCCGAGCCGGGGTGGAGCGGCACGCGGCCCCGGAGATCCGGCAGCGCGAAGGTGGTCATGCCGTCACCCCCGTAGGAGGTTCCCAGGACGGAGAAGAGGGCGGAGTGCTGCGAGATCGACAGGAGCCGGCCATCGCACAGCGCCCAACCGCGGGGCGCGAAGCTGCCGGCGAACATGCGGACCTCGCCAATGAAGGGCTCTGACATGGCGATGCTCTCGGGACTTTCGGCACCCAAGACGACCATGTCCCCCCGGCGCGGAGTACGAACGATTTCACGCCAAAGGTGTGAACGGCTTCATAGCGCCGGGGCTCCGGGCTCGTTCTCGGCGCTCCGCGCCCTCCGGTGCAATGGAGTTCGCCAGGGCGCGTAGTTCATGCAGACTGGCGTCACACGCAGCACGAGTGGAGGATGAAGTGATCAGCCTGTGTACGACGATTGTCTTCGGTTTCCTGGCGGGGCTGATCGCCCGCGCCCTCATGCCCGGCCGGCAGAGCATGGGCCTCATCGGGACCACGCTGTTGGGCATCGCCGGGTCGTTCATGGGCGGCTTCCTCGCCTCGATCATCTGGGGAGGCAACTGGCGCGTGCTGAGGCCCACCACCTTCATCGGCTCCATCCTCGGCGCCATCGTGCTGTTGATGCTGGGCCGGATGATGTCGAGCCGACGCTGACGGGGGCGGGTGTTCTCACTCCCCGGTAGGCGCCACCGTACAAACCGTACAATTTGATAGGCACACACCCCTCCAGGGTGTAGGCTGAAGGCGCAGTCCAGCTGGAATCAGGCGAACTCATGGCCACTCCCAAGTGGGACTGATGGCTTTGCGGGCCAGGGGCTGGCGTTCCGTCCGGTTTTTCTTTATGTGCCCGCCCGCGAATTTCGGGTGGACGCAACGCGTTCCACCCATACAGCCCGTGCTCGCAGGGGAACCCCTCCAAGGCAATCCGCGGCACGGGCTGGCTGAAGACTGCGCGCGTCCTCGGGATGCGAAACCCCTCCAAGGTTCAACCCGGGGACGTGCGCAGCCTTGGTTTTCACACCTGAGCGGAGGATGAGAGCTCCGGGTGATGGAAACGCAACCCTTGGCGATCCCCCGCATACCGAGCACGTCCCGCCCCCTGTGAGGGAGGGCTACCCTAAGGGCTTTTCCCTGTCCCACGACAGGACCTGTGCGGGATGCGAGGTGGCCCATGGGCACGGTGACGATGGCTCTGGTGGCGTGGCTGCTGGCGGGGGTGCCGGAGGCGGCGCCACCCCAGGCCGCGGGTGGGACGCCCGGCACGTTCGTGGCGAAGACGCTCAGCGTGCATGGCGAGACGTACCCTTATTCGGTGTACCTGCCGCCGGGGTATCGCCCGGGGCAGGCGTGGCCGGTCATCCTCGCGCTGCATGGAACGGGCTCGCGGGGAACGGATGGGATGCGGCCGAGGACGCAGAGCCTGGCGGAGGCGGCGCGGGTGCACCCGGAGCGCTACCCGGCCGTGCTGGTGCTGCCCCAGTGCCCGCCGGACAAGGACTGGAGTGGGGATGTGGCCGACTTCGCCCTCCAGGCCCTGGAGAACACCCTGGCCGAGTACGGCGGTGACCGGAAGCGGGTGTACCTGACCGGCCAGTCGATGGGGGCGCGGGGCGCGGTGCAACTGGCGGCGAAGTATCCCGAGCGTTTCGCGGCGGTGGTGGCCGTGTCCGGCCGGTACACGGATCGCTCGGTGGTGGCGCGGCTCAAGGGCCTGCCCTTGTGGATGTGGCACGGAGAGGCGGACACCGTGGCCTCCGTCTCCGAGAGCCGCACGCTGGTGGAACTGCTGAAGAGCGCGGGCAGCTCCACCGTGCGCTACACCGAGCTGTCCGGCCTGGGGCACGAAATCTTCGACACGGTGTACCTCGACGAGGCCGTGAGCACCTGGCTCTTCGCGCAGCGGCGCGGGAAGTGAAGGCGGCCCGGCTTCCGGCTATGACTGCGCGCATGAGCTCTGACGCCATCCGCCTCCTGGACCTGCTGTGGGAACGCTACGCCGCCGAGGTGCCCTACGCGCGCACCTTCGTCCAGCTCTCCGGGGGAAGCTTCCGCAACGACCACGTCGCGCTCCGCTCCCTCGCCCGGCCCGATGGCGGCATCGCGCTCTTCTCCCGCGTCTTCGAACGCTTCGGCTGGAAGCCCGCAGGCCAGTACACCTTCCCCGATACGCACCTCTCCGCCATCTATATGTCCCACCCGGAGGGGCTTCCCCGCGTCTTCATCTCCGAGCTCCACGCCGACAAGCTCTCGCCCGAGGCCCAGCGCATCCTCTCCTCGCTCCTCGCCGACCCTCCGCCCCCAGACTCCATCGAGGCGCTCGCCGACTGGTTCTCCGCTCCGCCTCCGCCCGACGAGCCGGCGCTGCTCGCGCTGGAGAAGGAGTCCCAGTACGGCGCGTGGTTGCTCGCCTTCGGCCGCAAGGTGAACCACTTCACCGGCGCCGTGGACGACGTGGAGGTGTGGCAGCGGCGCATGCGCGAGGCCGGCGTGCCCATGAAGAGCGAGATCGAAGGCGAGCCGGGCAGTGCCCTCCGCCAGACGGCCACCCGCGCCGCCTCCGTCTCCATCCGGCTCAAGGATGGGAGCACGCGCGGCTGGCCCTATGCGTACTTCGAGATCGCCCAGCGCGCCCCCGGCTTCGATGGCTTCCTCGGCCCCCAGGCCCGTGCGCTCTTCGATATGACGAAGCGCTAGAACTTCTCCGTCGCGGGGCGCACGTCCAGCTCCTGCGTCCACGCGGAGGGGTCCTGACGGTGCAGCTGCCAGTACGTCTCCGCGATGGCGTCCGGTGACAGCATCGTCGACGTCTCGCGCCCCGGCACCATGCTCCGCACCCGCTGCGTGTCGATCATCCCATCGATGACGACGTGGGCCACGTGGATGCCCTTCGGTCCGAGCTCGCGCGCCAGCGATTGGGCCAGGGCCCTCAGTCCGAACTTCCCCACCGCGAACGCGGAGAACCGCGCCGCGCCTCGAAGCGAGGCCGTGGCTCCCGTGAACAGCAGCGTGCCCCTCCCGCGCTCCAGCATCGCTGGCACCACCTCGCGCGCCGTGAGGAAGCCGCCCATGCAGCCGATCCTCCACGAGGATTCGAACTGCTCCGGCGTCAGCTCCAGGAGCCCCGCCTGCGCGAATGTTCCCGCGTTGTAGATGCAGACCTCTGGCGCGCCGAGCTCCGCGCGCATCCTGGCGAAGGCGGACCGCAGCGAGGCCTCGTCCGCCGCGTCCGCCACGTAGACGCCCGCACGTGCTCCTGTCTTCTCGAGCTCCTGCCGCACCGGGAGCAGGCTCGACTCGCTCCGGGCGAACAGGCCCACGGCATATCCCTCCCGGGCGAAGCGGCGCGCCAGCGCCGCCCCCAGTCCCGGGCCCGCTCCAATCACCGCTGCTGTCCTGGGTGTGTTCATGACCATGACATAACACCCTCCACTTTCCGTGAAGGGCCACTCATGTTAGGGCGGGTCCTCTCGGCCGCGGAGGAAGGGTTCAAGATGGAGCCGCGTCACCTCGTCACGCAAGTGCTCGGAGTGTCGGTGATGGCGCTGACGGGCTGGTGGGCCGTGGTGGAGTCGCGGCGGGACTGGAAGCTCAGGCGCATCCCCCTCCTACGAGGGCCCATGAGCGCCCGCGTGCTGCTCGTCGTTCTCGCCATGGTGGCGTTGGTGCCCGTTGTCGCCGTCTCGATCTTCTCCCAGGAGTTGGTCCCCCGCGACTCACCCCTCTGGTTCGTGGCCACACTCGGGTGGCTTTCGATCAGCGTCGTCTTGGGATTGATAGCGCTCATCACCCGTCAGCTGCGGAGTGGTGCCGAGGGATGGTTGACCGTACAGGGTGACGAGACGCTCCTGCTCGATGTCGATGGCACCACGTCGACGTTCGTGCTGGGCGTGGGAGCCGTGCGCGCGTACTTCATCGACGGCGCGCCGCAGTACGTTCAATTCGTGTTGACGGATGGCGAGAACGTCGCGTTCTTCCGGGGCGCGGTGGGGATCCGGGACATGAAGCTGGTGACGCAGGGCAGGGTGGTCCCCGCCCAGGGTCTGATGATCGGCAGCTCCATGAAGCCCCTCCTCGGGTGGCTTCGGCCCTTCATGACCACCGATTGACGACCGTCCCGGCCCGTGGCCTCCTGGCAGGTCAGGGTCCCCTGCTCGGAGAGGGCCGCCTCTCCCTCGCCGGAGGGCGGGCCTGGCGTTTCTCGTGGTGCCCGGGCTCTTGCTGGAGCCCGTGCAGCAGCTCCAGGAAGACGCCGTTGGTCCACCCGAAGCCAACGACGTTCGCCCTGTACCCCTTCGTCACATCCACCTCCGAGGTGCAGGCCACCACGTCGTACTTCTCCAGGATGACCCCCGTCTTCGCCCCTGGAAGCTTGCTCGTGCGGCGGAAGTCTCCGGCCACCAGGTCGAGGTACTTGCGCGAGAGCCGGTCGGCCTCCTTGTCGTAGCCGTAATGGCGCATGCCCTCGATGGAGAGGAGGTGCGCGGGCGCCCATCCAAAGGGGAAGTCCCACTGGGCTCCCGTCTTCCGCTGGCTCATCGCCAGGCCGCAGGGCTGCTCGAAGCGGGAGAGGTTGGACAGCAGCGCCCGAGCCTGCTCGGGCGAGGCCTGCTCCGCCCAGAGCGGGTAGAACGTCGTCGCGTATTCGTAGGTCGAGCGCTGGCCCGTCGTGAAGTCGTAGTCGAAGTACATCCCGCGCTTCGCGTCCCACATGTACCGGTTCATCCGCTCCTTGCGTTGGGCGGCCCGCTCCCGCCATCTGCTCGCGTCGGCGGTGCGGCCCAGCTGCGTACTGATGCGCTCGAGGTCCTTCTCCGTCTTGTAGAGCAGGCTGTTCAGGTCCACCGCGGCGTAGTGGTGCGTCCCCGCGCCGTAGGGCCCGAAGCGGAAGGAGACGTCGTACCCCGACTCCCTCATGGCCCGGTCTCCCTTGTAGAAATCCTCGGTGAGGGTGTGGGCCTGCTGCGACGTACACTCGACAGCGATCGTTCCCGGCGTCTGCTCACAGACCTGCGTGGTGAACACGGGGTTCACCGGGGAGTCCGCCTTGGTGCCCACGGGCACCTCCTTCATGTAGGGCTTGCCCTCCTCCGGGTGCTGCATGAAGTACCAGACCGTGTCCCGGTAGTGGCGGTTGTCATCGGCGATCTCCGGCACGGGACCCTCGCCATGATCGAAGTAGCGCGACAGCCCCGTGTCGCCCGCCAGGTGCGCGCCCCTCGTCCACATCTCGTAGTCGCGGACCATGTAGGGGAGGGCTTCCTCCAGCCACGCGCGCCGCTCCGCCTCGCCGAGCTTCCCCTCGTCGTACACGGCCATCACCATCGAGGACAGGAAGGGCGGTTGCGAGCGGGTGAGGTAGTAGGTGCGGTTGGCATTGAGCACCGACCCGTAGTGTTGGACCTCGAAGAGGAAGTTGCGCACCATGCCCTGGGCCAGCTCCGATCGGCCGTCGCGCAGCAGCCCTCGAAGGATGAAGTAGCTGTCCCAGCCATACATCTCGTTGAACCGGCCGCCCGGCACCACGTACGGATGCTCCAGGTAGAGCAACCCCTGGGCCTGGAGCTTCCTCACGTCCACCTGCCCCGGCCCGGTGATGACCTGCGGCAGACGTTGGACCTGTACCTGGGGGCACTTCTGGCGCAGGGCCTGGACCGACGCGGGCTCGGGCAGGTTCATCGGCAGGTAGAGCACGGAGCGGTCGCCGAGCTTGGGATCCACCACCACCTCGCATGAGCTCTGGGAGCGCGTCAGCACGTCCCAACTCCGGGAGATGTACTCGAGGACGTCCCCGTATCCCCGCGGCTCCTCCCTGGCTTCGGCGCTCGTGGCCACCGACATCGCGAGCACGAGACCCATGACCCATACGGGCATTCCTGACCGTCGAGTTCCCGTCATGTCCCCCTCCCATCCCAGGTTTCGCGGGAAGCTGTTCATTCCCGGCCGTGTGTGCATCGTGTCTCCAAACGCTCCCAAGGTTCCTGTTCCGACGCGCTGGCCGGGTACCGTCCGGCTGGGCCCTCGTTGCAGCCGGGGTGCTCGCGCCCAGATCCTTGAATCCCGTCCCTTCCCTTCCGCGCGCGGGAGAGCGGGATACGGCTGACCGAGAGGAGGGCCGAACGGTTGCCGCCAACCACACACAGCGCTCCC is a window from the Archangium lipolyticum genome containing:
- a CDS encoding IS4 family transposase, whose protein sequence is VLFSVAVRIERLKRLAREAPELPADVELSRWEIRGLQLRYDTQGLRREDMPNIAQAVLWIARLGGYSKSSGGPPGSITIGRGLKTLAIIADDLQRLQELGLKM
- a CDS encoding suppressor of fused domain protein: MKAPETEADFLQWYEDCWADRDEVEYPKLFGAISEEVYTLEQSGALEAWLESDLAEVKELDPNWGGMGVRVAPPSPEYPYWTYVTSGLSNPFTVVPGQEIEPGAPSGLGYEMVIHSTEEAQWPVLRLLDMMAYNLVCMRAFAMGHRYPVEGTLTGGETKLNGFVFVKDPSRPANFQLESGQVQLLTLVGVTKNEMAFAKSNGIDRLMAKLVAAGSGYITNPEREQVQL
- a CDS encoding GNAT family N-acetyltransferase, with product MAADAPLRIRMLESITDVPASAWDALVGPDAPPFIRHAWLSAMEESGSAQPETGWEPQHLTIWRGKNLVAASPAYRKNHSMGEYIYDFSWASAAERLGIEYYPKLVVGAPLSPATSPRFLIAPGEDVPTLRLALIQAALESAREGGCSSVHFLYPREDEAELLEQQGLARRITLQFHWKNPGYRNYDDYLARFDSKRRSQLKRERGAAANQGILIRTVRGQELGPEHARRAFRFYEATCESRGPWGQVQLTEDFFVRAFRSLPETVELVQAEHKGKVIAGAFNLATPERLYGRYWGCFEEHPFLHFHVCLYHSVDECIQAGRKVFEPGAGGEHKIARGFEPTAVHSAHLLFDKTLDRAVRDFLRREHAHLQPAIEQAEDLAGLKPWPLPGQGRATG
- a CDS encoding c-type cytochrome, which produces MGTRSNRTLSSRLLARTAPLSMALALFACSDKPADKTPPPPSAASVFKDEPRQPESPSVPAPPTTGPTGTAAAPQGNPPPADAARTPEQLFANLGCRACHGPGSAFVSALANARTKEPEVIAMWILDPQKVRPGTMMPSFAGRITTQEAISLAKWIKAGNPPPPSEQ
- the bioA gene encoding adenosylmethionine--8-amino-7-oxononanoate transaminase; translated protein: MNRQDIVAWDKRHVWHPYTAMDEYIAKTDPLVVVRAEGPYLHDADGTRYLDANGSWWVSTLGHRHPRLVKALTEQAGTFPHTSLAGVTHEPAALLARELVALAPGAGRADLSAEQRLSRVFYSDNGSTAVEVAIKMAAQYWAQNGRPRRTRFITLSGAFHGETIGATSVGGVQVFRDVFGPLLFDVVHVPSPAEPSGWERAFAQVEATLRQHPEEIAAVILEPVIQGAAGMLVYEPGFVRAVREATRAVDTFLIADEVFTGLGRTGARFACDLAGVVPDLLCLAKALSGGLMPFAVTLATERVFAGFGGGSERALYYGHSYCGNPLGAAVAREVLAVYRDEDVLGQVARKAPKVKAAFERMAGTIPGVKNPRAIGMVGAVDLGGGGYLARGGWRVYEAARRRGLYLRPLGDTVYVAPALNIPDAALDELLAGVEASLREVAAG
- a CDS encoding GlsB/YeaQ/YmgE family stress response membrane protein — its product is MSLCTTIVFGFLAGLIARALMPGRQSMGLIGTTLLGIAGSFMGGFLASIIWGGNWRVLRPTTFIGSILGAIVLLMLGRMMSSRR
- a CDS encoding phage tail protein, giving the protein MSEPFIGEVRMFAGSFAPRGWALCDGRLLSISQHSALFSVLGTSYGGDGMTTFALPDLRGRVPLHPGSGPGLTLQGTPHTDWDQRARDPAKDRRTNDLQPYTPVNFIIAIEGSFPARG
- a CDS encoding PrsW family intramembrane metalloprotease yields the protein MKPMILGGATIAPALVLLWYIYSRDQFPEPRALRLKTFLLGLFCCFPSLIVRVSFEQSFPELTTPGMSSTAWWRALLSLAIPQEVLKFLLLYLYARRHPAFNEPLDGVIYGATVSLGFATLENMTYAGEFNMDIAVLRALLAVPGQAACGVVMGAYMGRAHFTQDPLQSLSLLARGLGGAILLNALFNAALLTHQTSFALLAIAVNALGLYLAWRLFKALREEQDRLFHVLKLREWRQSADDRAGPPSAPEPEIAWAVVPREPPRELSWWALTKLVLGGVGLSFCGLFWLATLQLFRDEFQRKGLADALITTLFAVLILDLVPTWLSWALFRSGLRGPFVPATVS